Proteins co-encoded in one Acidobacteriota bacterium genomic window:
- a CDS encoding ATP-binding protein: MGGDLRLRRLRLRNWRNFTSIEVAIPDRLYLIGPNASGKSNFLDVFRFLRDLAAPGGGFQQAVSRRGGVSTIRCLAARRQSVVEIGVELTEGKAGIQWNYELGLHQDQQRRPVVCMERVLRDCVELIKRPDEQDYADPERLTQTSLEQVNANRTFRELSAFFASIRYLHIVPQLIRDPDRTGGGLNDPFGGDFLEQVAGVQERTRNARLRRIGKALQMAVPQLEAIDLWRDSRGTPHLRGKYRHWRPQGAWQTEEQFSDGTLRLIGLFWSAMEKEGPLLLEEPELSLHPGMVRALPKMLARVQRRTGRQTLLSTHSPELLRDKRIGLQQTLVIIPGMEGAQAIPLESNGKARQLLESGFSLAEDLTSGVGPEQAGQRPLFGEE; encoded by the coding sequence ATGGGCGGAGACCTGCGTTTGCGGCGTCTGCGACTACGGAATTGGCGAAACTTCACCAGCATCGAAGTTGCCATCCCGGACCGTCTGTATCTCATCGGCCCCAATGCGTCGGGGAAATCCAACTTTCTGGATGTCTTCCGCTTCCTGCGGGACCTGGCTGCGCCGGGGGGCGGATTTCAGCAGGCCGTGTCTCGACGAGGCGGGGTGAGCACCATCCGCTGCCTGGCGGCCCGCAGGCAGTCCGTGGTCGAGATCGGCGTTGAATTGACCGAGGGGAAGGCAGGGATTCAGTGGAACTACGAGTTGGGTCTTCACCAGGATCAGCAAAGACGGCCGGTGGTTTGCATGGAACGGGTCTTGCGCGATTGCGTGGAACTGATCAAGCGTCCCGATGAACAGGATTATGCCGATCCCGAGCGTCTCACCCAAACCAGCCTGGAGCAGGTGAACGCCAACCGGACCTTTCGAGAGTTGTCCGCCTTCTTTGCTTCCATTCGCTACCTGCACATCGTGCCCCAACTGATTCGCGACCCTGACCGTACGGGGGGAGGCTTGAACGACCCATTCGGCGGAGACTTCCTGGAGCAGGTCGCCGGCGTCCAGGAGCGCACCCGCAATGCTCGGCTCCGACGGATCGGGAAGGCTCTTCAGATGGCGGTACCCCAACTGGAGGCCATCGACCTGTGGCGCGATTCCCGGGGGACACCCCATCTTCGCGGCAAATACCGTCACTGGCGCCCCCAGGGCGCCTGGCAGACGGAGGAACAGTTCTCCGACGGCACTTTGAGGCTTATCGGCCTTTTCTGGTCAGCCATGGAGAAGGAGGGGCCGTTATTGCTCGAGGAGCCGGAACTTTCACTCCATCCCGGCATGGTCCGGGCACTGCCGAAGATGCTGGCCCGGGTCCAGCGCCGCACCGGGAGGCAGACCCTGCTGAGCACCCACTCTCCGGAACTGTTGCGAGACAAGAGAATTGGACTGCAGCAGACTCTGGTCATCATCCCGGGAATGGAGGGGGCTCAGGCGATTCCCCTGGAATCGAACGGGAAAGCACGCCAACTGCTGGAGAGCGGCTTTTCCCTTGCCGAAGACCTGACCTCCGGGGTTGGTCCGGAACAGGCTGGCCAACGTCCCCTGTTCGGGGAGGAGTGA
- the purQ gene encoding phosphoribosylformylglycinamidine synthase subunit PurQ has protein sequence MKFGVLMFPGSNCEHDAYHAVRKVMRQPAEFIWHQSTDLKDCQAIIVPGGFSYGDYLRTGAIARFSPVMGVVRRFADRGGLVLGICNGFQILLESGLLPGAMLRNRGLKYVCRQVSIRVENARIPFTGLAREGDVWNIPIGHMEGNYTLDPDAFRKLERNRQVVFRYCTPDGEITADSNPNGSVANVAGICNPHGNVLGMMPHPERASEPLLGSEHGVRLFQSMIQSRSQA, from the coding sequence ATGAAATTCGGCGTGCTGATGTTTCCGGGCAGCAATTGCGAGCACGATGCCTATCATGCCGTTCGCAAGGTGATGCGACAGCCGGCGGAGTTTATTTGGCACCAGTCGACCGATCTCAAGGATTGCCAGGCCATCATCGTCCCAGGAGGATTCTCCTACGGGGATTATCTGCGCACCGGGGCCATCGCCCGGTTCTCTCCGGTGATGGGAGTGGTGCGGCGTTTCGCTGATCGGGGCGGACTGGTCCTGGGCATCTGCAACGGCTTCCAGATACTGCTGGAATCGGGGCTGCTGCCGGGAGCCATGCTGAGGAACCGCGGGTTGAAGTATGTGTGCCGGCAGGTCTCGATTCGGGTGGAGAACGCCCGGATTCCCTTTACCGGTCTGGCCAGGGAAGGCGACGTCTGGAACATTCCCATCGGACACATGGAGGGCAACTACACCCTTGACCCTGACGCGTTCCGGAAGCTGGAGCGCAACCGGCAGGTGGTGTTCCGCTACTGTACGCCGGACGGTGAAATTACCGCCGACTCCAACCCCAATGGCTCGGTCGCCAATGTGGCCGGGATCTGCAATCCCCATGGCAACGTCTTGGGAATGATGCCCCACCCGGAAAGAGCCAGCGAGCCCCTGCTGGGCAGCGAGCACGGGGTGCGCCTTTTTCAGTCGATGATCCAGTCCCGATCCCAGGCCTGA
- the purB gene encoding adenylosuccinate lyase, giving the protein MIERYTRPRMGQIWSPENKFRKWLEVELACVDVLAERGVIPRDAARVIRAKADFDVARIDEIEREVKHDVVAFTTSVAEHVGPESRYVHYGLTSSDVVDTALALQLKEASEILTEGLDRFVKVLEKRAHEFKRTVMVGRTHGIHAEPTTLGLKLAVWYEEARRNQRRLRDASECVRVGKLSGAVGTFAHLDPTVEESVCRILGLQPDPVSTQIVQRDRHAEFLSALALIAASLEKIATEVRGLQRTEVREVEEYFSAGQKGSSAMPHKRNPVTCEQISGLARVVRSNLLAGLENITLWHERDISHSSVERVILPDSTILVDYLLAKSTRLLERLLVYPERMVENLNLMKGLVFSGQILLDLTRKGVSREKAYRWVQRNAMRVWSEGTEFKSLVLQDEEIGQHLSRSEIETSFDLDHHLRHVDTVFERVFGG; this is encoded by the coding sequence GTGATTGAACGTTATACCCGTCCCCGCATGGGGCAGATCTGGTCTCCGGAAAACAAGTTTCGAAAGTGGTTGGAAGTGGAGCTGGCCTGCGTGGATGTCCTGGCCGAGCGGGGCGTCATCCCCCGGGATGCGGCTCGGGTCATTCGGGCGAAAGCCGACTTCGACGTGGCACGGATCGACGAGATCGAGCGCGAGGTCAAGCACGATGTGGTCGCCTTCACCACCTCGGTGGCCGAGCATGTGGGGCCGGAGTCCCGCTACGTACACTACGGTCTGACCTCCTCCGACGTGGTGGATACGGCCCTGGCTCTGCAGCTCAAGGAAGCGTCGGAGATTCTCACCGAAGGGCTGGACCGGTTCGTGAAGGTGCTGGAGAAGCGCGCCCATGAGTTCAAGAGAACGGTCATGGTGGGGCGGACTCATGGGATTCATGCCGAACCCACCACGCTGGGCCTCAAGCTGGCCGTGTGGTACGAAGAAGCTCGCCGCAACCAGAGGCGGCTGCGGGACGCGTCCGAATGCGTTCGAGTGGGCAAGCTGTCGGGGGCCGTCGGGACCTTTGCCCACCTCGATCCCACCGTGGAGGAATCCGTATGCCGCATCCTGGGACTGCAGCCCGACCCGGTTTCGACCCAGATCGTGCAACGTGACCGCCATGCCGAATTCCTGTCCGCGCTGGCCCTGATCGCCGCCAGCCTGGAGAAGATCGCCACCGAGGTCCGGGGGCTGCAGCGCACCGAGGTCCGGGAGGTGGAAGAGTACTTTTCGGCCGGGCAGAAGGGCTCTTCGGCAATGCCGCACAAGAGGAATCCCGTTACCTGCGAACAGATCTCCGGCCTGGCCCGGGTGGTGCGCTCCAACCTGCTGGCCGGCCTGGAAAACATCACGCTGTGGCACGAGCGGGATATTTCCCACTCTTCAGTGGAGCGCGTGATTCTGCCGGATTCAACCATTCTGGTCGACTACCTGTTGGCCAAGTCCACGCGACTGCTGGAAAGGCTGCTGGTCTACCCGGAGCGGATGGTGGAGAACCTGAATTTGATGAAGGGTCTGGTCTTTTCCGGACAGATTCTCCTCGACCTGACTCGAAAAGGGGTCAGCCGGGAGAAGGCCTATCGGTGGGTGCAGCGAAACGCCATGCGCGTGTGGTCGGAGGGGACGGAATTCAAGAGCCTGGTGCTTCAGGACGAAGAGATAGGCCAACATCTGTCCCGTTCCGAGATCGAAACCAGCTTCGATCTGGACCACCACTTGCGCCATGTGGACACCGTTTTCGAGCGTGTTTTCGGTGGGTGA
- the purL gene encoding phosphoribosylformylglycinamidine synthase subunit PurL: MQANLSVTAEVLEQHNLTRPEFDRILSILGRSPNLTELGIFSVMWSEHCSYKSSKLHLKRLPTQGPQVLQGPGENAGIVDIGDGYAVAFKIESHNHPSFVEPYQGAATGVGGILRDIFTMGARPIAAMNSLRFGPPDQPRNRRIMEGVVAGIAGYGNCFGVPTVGGEVVFEECYSQNPLVNAFALGLFRKDRIFYGKAVGIGNPVIYVGAKTGRDGIHGATMASAEFDEASESKRPNVQVGDPFLEKLLLEACLEAMKTGAVVGIQDMGAAGLTCSTCEMGGRADTGIEIDLARVPQREEGMTPYEIMLSESQERMLLVAERGREEEIFRIFRKWEIDAVAIGEVTGDGMLRILDRGRKVAEIPNRALTDEAPLYRRPVAASAGASPSLPAPGPLSMDWGRLLECFLASPNLSSREWVYRQYDHMVRTNTVQVPGADAAVVRVKNTRKALAMSLDGNGRYCRQDPRVGAQLAVAESCRNLVCAGARPLAATNCLNMGNPEKPEIMWQMTQVVEGMGEACRALGTPITGGNVSLYNETLGEGIDPTPVIGMVGLIEPLSRLRGSWFIREGHRVVLLGPLVGQPTGYSSAVRHNLSRLQPSRDNGADVYTRWVSRLPCPPLDLDLEVRVQRTCREGIERGLILSAHDCSDGGLAVALAEMGFSRFGAGTLGAEILLPSAQEVGEVLFAEYPSRILVTVEEENLAALENIAGLQGVPVTPLGQVVPDVLSVRNPASVIIERSVVSLEKTWRNCLGGLFADPL, encoded by the coding sequence ATGCAAGCCAATCTGTCGGTTACGGCTGAAGTGCTGGAACAGCACAACCTGACCCGGCCCGAATTCGATCGCATCCTGTCGATCCTGGGTCGCTCCCCCAACCTGACGGAACTGGGGATCTTCAGCGTCATGTGGAGCGAACACTGCAGTTACAAGAGTTCCAAGCTCCACCTGAAGCGGCTGCCCACTCAAGGCCCCCAGGTGCTGCAGGGACCCGGCGAGAACGCCGGGATCGTCGATATCGGCGACGGCTACGCGGTGGCCTTCAAGATCGAGTCCCACAATCACCCCAGCTTCGTCGAGCCCTACCAGGGAGCGGCCACCGGCGTCGGCGGGATTTTGCGCGATATCTTTACCATGGGAGCCCGTCCCATCGCTGCCATGAACTCCCTGCGCTTCGGACCGCCCGATCAGCCCCGCAACCGGCGCATCATGGAGGGTGTGGTGGCCGGGATCGCCGGATACGGCAACTGTTTCGGGGTCCCGACCGTGGGTGGGGAAGTGGTGTTCGAGGAATGTTACTCCCAAAACCCTCTGGTCAACGCCTTTGCCCTGGGTCTGTTCAGAAAGGACCGGATCTTTTATGGGAAAGCCGTGGGAATCGGGAATCCGGTGATCTACGTCGGCGCCAAGACCGGCAGGGACGGCATTCACGGGGCCACCATGGCTTCGGCCGAGTTCGATGAAGCCTCGGAGAGCAAGCGCCCCAACGTGCAGGTTGGCGATCCCTTTCTGGAGAAACTGCTGCTGGAGGCCTGTCTGGAAGCCATGAAGACGGGTGCCGTAGTAGGCATCCAGGACATGGGGGCCGCCGGACTGACCTGCTCCACCTGTGAGATGGGCGGGCGGGCGGACACGGGAATCGAGATCGATCTGGCGAGGGTGCCTCAACGCGAGGAGGGCATGACTCCCTACGAGATCATGCTGAGCGAATCCCAGGAACGGATGCTCCTGGTGGCCGAACGGGGCAGGGAAGAGGAGATTTTCCGGATCTTCCGAAAATGGGAGATCGATGCCGTCGCCATTGGAGAAGTTACCGGGGACGGAATGCTTCGGATCCTGGACCGGGGACGGAAAGTGGCCGAAATACCCAATCGGGCCCTGACCGACGAGGCTCCGCTTTACCGCCGACCGGTGGCAGCCTCCGCAGGGGCCTCGCCGTCCCTGCCCGCGCCAGGTCCTCTGTCCATGGATTGGGGCAGGCTCCTGGAGTGTTTTCTGGCTTCCCCCAATCTGAGTTCGCGCGAGTGGGTCTATCGCCAATACGACCACATGGTACGGACCAATACGGTTCAGGTCCCCGGAGCCGATGCAGCCGTGGTTCGAGTCAAGAATACCCGGAAGGCACTGGCCATGAGCCTGGACGGCAACGGTCGCTACTGCCGCCAGGATCCCCGAGTCGGTGCCCAGTTGGCAGTGGCCGAGAGCTGCCGCAACCTGGTCTGCGCCGGAGCTCGTCCCCTGGCAGCCACCAACTGCCTGAATATGGGCAATCCGGAGAAACCCGAAATCATGTGGCAAATGACCCAGGTGGTTGAAGGAATGGGTGAAGCCTGCCGTGCCCTGGGGACACCCATCACCGGCGGAAACGTCAGCCTCTACAATGAGACGCTTGGGGAGGGCATCGACCCCACTCCCGTCATTGGAATGGTGGGCTTGATTGAACCGCTTTCCCGCCTCCGGGGCTCCTGGTTTATCCGGGAAGGCCATCGGGTCGTCTTGCTGGGTCCACTGGTCGGACAACCGACCGGCTATTCAAGCGCTGTCCGCCACAACCTGTCGAGGCTGCAACCGTCGCGGGATAACGGAGCAGACGTCTATACGCGGTGGGTCAGTCGGCTTCCCTGTCCTCCCCTGGACCTGGATCTGGAGGTGCGCGTGCAGAGGACCTGCCGCGAGGGCATCGAGAGAGGCCTCATTCTCTCTGCTCACGACTGTTCGGATGGAGGTTTGGCCGTAGCCCTGGCGGAGATGGGCTTTTCCCGCTTTGGCGCCGGGACTCTGGGGGCAGAGATCCTCTTGCCTTCGGCCCAAGAGGTGGGAGAGGTGTTGTTTGCGGAATATCCCTCCCGGATTCTGGTTACGGTCGAGGAGGAGAACCTGGCGGCCCTGGAGAACATTGCCGGGCTTCAAGGCGTGCCGGTGACTCCTTTGGGGCAGGTGGTTCCGGATGTGTTGAGCGTGCGAAATCCCGCCTCGGTCATAATCGAAAGATCGGTCGTCTCGCTGGAGAAGACCTGGAGAAATTGTCTGGGTGGATTGTTCGCCGATCCATTATAA
- the rlmN gene encoding 23S rRNA (adenine(2503)-C(2))-methyltransferase RlmN yields MAASRGELLGLTADELGALMVDWGEKPYHGRQLYGALYRRRQLDTRSMTELSKSLRRKLASCTITLPRLKKRQRAGDGTDKYLLELTDKAKIECVLIPERKRTTLCISTQAGCPLDCRFCLTAMLGFRRNLNPAEILGQVLYVLADRNLAINSAGDGSRPALTNLVLMGMGEPLLNLDNVLKSLIILADPGGLALSPRRITLSTVGLVPQMRRLARAPVVPNLAVSLSATTDEVRDRLMPINRRYPIDTILQACADYPLKRNQRVTFEYVLMDGVNDSDDDARRLVKLLAHLRSKVNLLPLNPGNANGLRPSSPRRVNRFREILTGKGLPAYVRRPRGMDIYAACGQLHLAADHSSRTTRTSRLDTNS; encoded by the coding sequence ATGGCTGCTTCCAGGGGCGAGCTTTTGGGGCTGACTGCCGACGAACTGGGCGCCCTGATGGTCGATTGGGGTGAGAAGCCCTATCACGGACGCCAGCTTTACGGAGCCCTATACCGCCGAAGGCAACTGGATACGCGATCGATGACCGAACTCTCCAAGTCCCTGCGGCGGAAGCTTGCAAGCTGCACCATTACCCTGCCCCGGCTCAAAAAGCGTCAGCGAGCCGGCGACGGCACCGATAAATACCTGCTTGAGCTGACGGACAAGGCGAAGATCGAGTGCGTTCTGATCCCGGAGCGGAAGCGCACTACCCTGTGCATATCGACTCAGGCGGGCTGCCCACTGGATTGCCGCTTCTGTCTGACGGCCATGCTGGGGTTCAGGCGCAACCTCAACCCGGCAGAGATCCTGGGTCAGGTCCTCTACGTGCTTGCTGACAGAAACCTGGCAATAAACTCGGCGGGGGATGGCAGCCGTCCGGCACTCACCAACCTGGTACTGATGGGAATGGGCGAGCCTCTTCTCAACCTGGATAATGTCCTCAAGTCCCTGATCATATTGGCCGATCCCGGAGGATTGGCTCTTTCACCGCGCCGCATCACCCTATCGACGGTGGGGCTGGTTCCCCAGATGAGGAGACTGGCTCGGGCACCCGTTGTACCCAACCTGGCCGTCTCGCTGTCCGCCACCACCGATGAGGTTCGTGACCGGCTGATGCCCATCAACCGAAGGTATCCCATTGACACCATCCTTCAGGCCTGCGCCGATTACCCTCTGAAACGAAACCAGCGGGTGACATTCGAGTACGTCCTCATGGACGGAGTCAACGACAGCGACGACGATGCCCGACGGCTGGTCAAACTGCTGGCCCACCTCCGGTCAAAGGTCAACCTCCTTCCGCTGAACCCCGGCAATGCCAACGGCTTGAGACCCTCATCCCCCCGGCGGGTGAACCGCTTTCGGGAGATCCTCACCGGAAAGGGCCTGCCGGCTTACGTCCGGCGACCCAGGGGAATGGACATCTATGCCGCCTGCGGGCAACTGCACCTGGCGGCGGATCATTCGTCCCGAACCACGCGCACCTCGCGTCTGGACACCAATTCGTAG
- the purF gene encoding amidophosphoribosyltransferase, whose translation MFDKFREECGVFGVFGHREASRIAYLGLYALQHRGQESAGIVSSDGNGLHNETGMGQVADIFDHSRLEHLKGEAAIGHTRYSTAGESAAKNAQPLVVSCSQGDLALCHNGNLINALQVRCQLEKSGSIFQSTTDSEVILHLIARSQQRDIEDAIQEALSQLTGAYSLIFLTREKVIAVRDPRGFRPLNLGWLDGSPVLASETCAFDLIEATFDREVAPGEMLTLFRGGIRSRQISPPQSPSFCVFEHVYFSRPDSHIFGRSVYESRHLLGRTLAQEQPVEADIVVPVPDSGVAAAIGFSHESKIQFEFGLIRNHYVGRTFIEPKQSIRHFGVKIKLNPVAELIRGKRVVLVDDSIVRGTTSRKIVKMVRDSGAVEVHVRISCPPTISPCFYGVDTPTKRELIASSHSVEEIRKYIEADSLGYLSHEGMLRSCGVEQGQGHFCSACYTGDYPVPFPQMPAVETA comes from the coding sequence ATGTTTGACAAATTTCGGGAAGAGTGCGGAGTCTTTGGGGTGTTCGGGCATCGGGAGGCGTCGCGGATTGCCTATCTTGGCCTGTACGCACTTCAGCATCGGGGACAAGAGAGCGCGGGCATCGTCTCCAGTGACGGCAACGGCCTCCACAATGAAACGGGAATGGGCCAGGTGGCCGACATTTTCGACCACTCTCGCCTGGAGCACTTGAAGGGGGAGGCGGCCATTGGCCATACCCGCTACTCGACGGCGGGTGAGAGCGCCGCCAAGAACGCCCAGCCCCTGGTCGTTTCCTGCAGTCAGGGTGACCTGGCGCTCTGTCATAACGGGAATCTGATCAATGCCTTGCAGGTGAGGTGCCAGCTCGAGAAGTCGGGGTCGATCTTCCAGTCGACGACCGATAGCGAGGTCATTCTCCACCTCATCGCCCGGTCCCAACAGAGAGACATCGAGGACGCCATCCAGGAAGCTCTGTCACAGTTGACAGGAGCTTACTCGCTGATCTTTCTGACCCGGGAAAAGGTAATCGCCGTTCGGGATCCACGGGGTTTTCGCCCACTTAACCTGGGTTGGCTGGACGGTTCTCCCGTGCTGGCTTCGGAGACCTGCGCCTTTGACCTCATCGAAGCCACCTTCGACCGCGAAGTCGCCCCCGGGGAAATGTTGACCCTCTTCAGGGGCGGGATCCGGTCACGCCAGATCTCGCCCCCGCAGTCTCCTTCCTTCTGCGTCTTCGAGCACGTCTACTTTTCCAGACCCGATAGCCATATCTTTGGCCGGTCCGTTTACGAGAGCCGTCACCTATTAGGGAGGACCCTTGCGCAGGAGCAGCCGGTGGAGGCCGATATCGTCGTGCCGGTGCCGGATTCGGGCGTGGCCGCCGCCATCGGCTTTTCCCACGAGTCGAAGATCCAGTTCGAATTCGGGCTGATCCGCAACCACTATGTCGGCAGAACCTTTATCGAGCCCAAGCAGTCCATTCGCCATTTCGGAGTCAAGATCAAGCTGAATCCGGTGGCGGAGCTGATCCGGGGGAAACGAGTGGTTCTGGTGGACGACTCCATCGTGAGGGGAACGACCAGCCGAAAGATCGTCAAGATGGTCCGGGACTCAGGCGCCGTGGAAGTGCACGTGCGCATCAGTTGTCCGCCCACCATCTCCCCATGCTTTTACGGGGTGGACACGCCTACCAAGAGGGAGTTGATTGCCTCCAGCCATTCGGTTGAAGAAATTCGCAAGTATATCGAGGCCGACAGCTTGGGGTATTTGAGCCATGAAGGCATGCTCCGCAGCTGCGGCGTGGAGCAGGGCCAGGGACATTTCTGCTCGGCCTGCTATACCGGCGACTATCCGGTGCCTTTTCCTCAGATGCCCGCGGTCGAGACTGCCTGA
- a CDS encoding MBL fold metallo-hydrolase produces MAVTVSVLGSGSSGNCTFIATGRVKLLLDAGFSRAQTARRLLAIGETLEDIDALVISHEHSDHVKGLAGLLKTCDILTFVGDATYEALSLKPVLKRRERLRAGESFQVGDLKISPFSVPHDAADPLAFNLEAEGVKISHVMDLGVLTELVRRRMSGSDLLVLESNHDLEMLRLSPYPWAVKQRIMSRHGHLSNESVGKFFEEDFDGKAAYILLAHLSENNNHPDIARMVAGKALGKKGFDLENLLLASRSGPSRVIRL; encoded by the coding sequence GTGGCGGTTACGGTTTCAGTTCTGGGCAGCGGGAGTTCCGGCAACTGTACCTTCATTGCCACCGGAAGAGTCAAGCTGCTTCTGGATGCGGGCTTCAGTCGGGCTCAGACGGCCAGAAGACTTCTGGCCATCGGAGAAACGCTGGAAGACATCGATGCCCTGGTCATTTCCCACGAGCACAGTGACCACGTCAAGGGCTTGGCGGGGCTCCTGAAGACCTGTGATATTCTCACCTTCGTTGGAGATGCGACCTACGAGGCGCTCTCACTAAAGCCGGTGCTGAAAAGGAGGGAACGCCTCCGCGCGGGAGAGTCGTTTCAAGTTGGCGACTTGAAGATATCCCCGTTTTCCGTTCCCCACGATGCCGCCGATCCCCTGGCATTCAACCTGGAAGCCGAGGGAGTCAAGATCTCTCATGTGATGGATCTGGGTGTCCTCACCGAATTGGTGCGGCGCCGAATGTCCGGGAGCGACCTGCTGGTCCTGGAGTCGAACCATGACCTGGAAATGTTGCGTCTCAGCCCCTATCCCTGGGCGGTGAAGCAGCGAATCATGAGCCGCCATGGCCATCTTTCCAACGAAAGCGTCGGGAAATTCTTCGAGGAAGACTTTGACGGAAAGGCCGCCTATATCCTGCTGGCTCACCTGAGTGAGAACAACAACCATCCCGATATCGCACGCATGGTCGCCGGTAAAGCCTTGGGGAAAAAGGGCTTTGACCTCGAAAACCTGCTCTTGGCTTCCCGGTCGGGTCCGAGCAGGGTCATTCGCTTGTAG
- a CDS encoding pitrilysin family protein, translated as MENVNKDVLDNGLTVLTERMPHVRSVSLGVWVKNGSRSETPELNGVAHFVEHLLFKGTRRRTAEQIAKEVDSIGGHLDAFTGKETACYSAKVLDDHLPLAFDILSDLVLDPQFDPDEMERERRVVLEEIKMEEDSPDDLVCEIFTQNFWRDQPLGRPILGTSRTVSGLDRDRVAGFFREHYTPDQLVVSAAGHLDHRNILDLALQHFGHLEGRSNGRALAPAKPCNPISLRTKKELEQAHICMGVPGCALTDQDRFAFYLLSTILGAGMSSRLFQNIREKQGLAYAVYSGLSSFRDTGCLSVFAGTSLENTGRVVSSIVREFRDLKEHRVKDEELRRAKDHLKGSLLLSLESSSSRMSNLARQELYFGDYTPPQETILEIDRVSADEVQGLAGSVFDTRQVALTVLGNLEGVRLSRADLDCG; from the coding sequence ATGGAGAATGTCAATAAGGACGTGTTGGACAATGGGCTCACGGTTCTCACCGAGCGCATGCCTCATGTCCGTTCCGTTTCCCTGGGTGTCTGGGTAAAGAACGGCTCTCGCAGCGAAACCCCTGAACTGAACGGCGTAGCCCATTTCGTGGAGCACCTGTTGTTCAAGGGCACCCGGCGGCGCACGGCCGAACAGATCGCCAAGGAGGTGGACTCGATCGGTGGCCACCTGGATGCCTTCACGGGAAAGGAAACCGCCTGTTACAGCGCCAAGGTTCTGGATGACCATCTTCCCCTGGCATTCGACATCCTTTCGGATCTCGTCCTCGACCCGCAGTTCGATCCCGATGAGATGGAGCGGGAACGCCGCGTGGTTCTGGAGGAGATCAAGATGGAGGAAGACAGTCCGGATGATCTGGTTTGCGAGATATTCACCCAGAACTTCTGGAGGGACCAACCGCTGGGGCGACCGATCCTGGGAACCAGCCGGACAGTCAGCGGCCTGGACCGGGACCGGGTAGCTGGTTTTTTCCGGGAGCATTACACCCCGGATCAACTGGTGGTCTCGGCCGCTGGCCACCTGGACCACCGCAACATCCTGGACCTGGCCCTGCAGCATTTCGGCCACCTGGAAGGCCGATCGAACGGGCGAGCCCTGGCTCCGGCCAAGCCCTGCAATCCCATCTCATTGCGCACCAAGAAAGAGCTGGAACAGGCCCACATCTGCATGGGCGTGCCCGGTTGCGCCCTCACCGACCAGGACCGATTCGCGTTCTACCTGTTGAGCACCATCCTGGGAGCCGGAATGAGTTCCCGTCTCTTTCAGAACATCAGGGAGAAACAGGGTCTGGCCTATGCCGTCTACTCGGGATTGAGTTCATTTCGGGACACCGGCTGTCTGTCGGTCTTCGCGGGAACCTCTCTCGAAAACACCGGCAGGGTGGTCAGTTCGATCGTGCGGGAGTTCCGTGACCTCAAGGAGCATCGAGTCAAGGACGAAGAACTCCGGCGCGCCAAGGATCACTTGAAGGGGAGCCTGCTGCTGAGCCTGGAATCCAGTTCCAGCCGCATGTCCAACCTGGCGCGCCAGGAACTCTATTTCGGGGACTACACACCTCCGCAGGAGACGATTCTGGAAATCGATCGAGTGTCCGCGGATGAAGTTCAGGGGTTGGCTGGTTCGGTTTTTGACACTCGGCAGGTGGCACTTACCGTGCTGGGCAACCTGGAGGGGGTCCGATTGAGCCGTGCCGACCTGGATTGTGGATGA
- the purS gene encoding phosphoribosylformylglycinamidine synthase subunit PurS yields MRARVYVSLKKSVLDPQGKTIHHSLQNIGFRKITEVRQGKFFEIDFASELTREEVQAEVEKIARDVLTNPVIEEFSYRIE; encoded by the coding sequence ATGCGGGCTAGAGTTTACGTCAGCCTCAAAAAAAGCGTTCTGGATCCCCAGGGCAAGACCATTCATCACAGTCTGCAGAACATCGGCTTTCGAAAGATTACCGAGGTGCGCCAGGGAAAGTTTTTCGAAATCGACTTCGCCTCCGAGTTGACTCGGGAAGAAGTTCAAGCCGAGGTCGAAAAGATAGCCAGGGACGTGTTGACCAACCCGGTGATCGAGGAATTCAGTTACCGGATCGAGTAG